A stretch of Bombina bombina isolate aBomBom1 chromosome 2, aBomBom1.pri, whole genome shotgun sequence DNA encodes these proteins:
- the LOC128650008 gene encoding uncharacterized protein LOC128650008 codes for MLLPPGPSDLLRQPRGPGPTSGVNAMLVTSPEADIGTSGLADSRAVARTSAPGATPLAGEHREPSLAVGGLSVGGRRGISSASKLRKRTAHLNVNPQGHQRGRSIIRGSTRQIASDRGRGTRRVNPSRAMRPLQFIQMGDNANAVQQAAPDIINPHRADSGLVQAAAQPHDIVSNNSLHVNQGNVQSMHVNQNIEHHLPSHHLPSPIGVNAALNGVNVQAAPQGYNTPLVGIHNANVQSLSQLQHPIMLGIQGVQPLDQGIHSPIAATQGAHAHSLNHAQSISQACHNPIVDQQGVNAQTSANGQSVSQGFHTPLHIAHPPLATDNPDTSIGQSARQILSLLQGAIGSQSAAKTRTNTATVMSGADAGVTGSITAGAAATTSTAQQGSSGLALQNQPAGQPVSSMGQGPPAISHARPSWIALLPLVRSSLAPSTWHAYARMWSEWDNFCASRGADAAQGSRDNLHDWLALPPG; via the exons ATGCTGCTCCCCCCGGGGCCTAGCGATCTCCTTCGCCAGCCGCGTGGTCCGGGTCCGACTTCCGGTGTCAACGCCAtgttagtgacgtcaccggaagcggacatcggcacttccggcttggcagattcccgcgcggtcgcaaggacatcggctcccggggcaacgccacttgcaggtgagcaccgagagccgtccttggccgttggcgggttatcagtggggggtcgGAGGGGCATTAGCAGCGCAAGCAAACTGCGCAAGCGAACGGCACATTTGAACGTTAATCCTCAGGGGcatcaaaggggtcgctccatcataagaggtagtaccaggcagatagccagtgataggggtagggggacacgcagagttaacccttccagggcaatgaggccattacagtttatacaaatgggagataacgcaaatgccgttcagcaggccgctcccgatattattaacccacacagggctgatagtggtttagtgcaagcggccgctcagccgcaTGATATTGTGTCTAATAATAGCCTGCATGTGAATCAAGGCAATGTTCAAAGTATGCATGTTAATCAAAACATTGAGCATCATTTACCGTCTCATCATTTACCATCCCCCATTGGTGTGAATGCGGCTTTGAATGGTGTGAACGTACAAGCAGCTCCTCAGGGATATAATACACCCCTGGTTGGCATACATAATGCGAATGTGCAATCTTTAAGCCAGCTACAACATCCCATTATGTTAGGCATACAAGGAGTACAACCCCTTGATCAGGGTATCCACTCCCCCATTGCAGCCACGCAgggcgctcatgcacactcattaaaccatgcacaatcaataagccaggcatgccataaccctattgtagaccagcagggtgtgaatgctcagacatctgcgaatggacagtcagtgagtcagggatttcatacaccacttcatatagctcatccaccccttgctactgataatccagacacatccattgggcaaagtgctcgccaaattctttctcttttgcagggggcaattggatcacaaagtgcagcaaaaactcggaccaacactgccacagtcatgagtggggcggatgcaggagtaacaggcagcattacagcaggagcagcagccaccacttccactgcacagcaagggtcttcaggactcgccctccaaaaccagccagcaggccagcccgtttccagcatgggtcagggacctcctgccattagtcacg ctcgtccttcctggatagccttactgccgttggtccgctcctccttagcaccatccacttggcacgcctatgcccgcatgtggtctgaatgggacaatttctgtgcgtccaggggagccgacgctgctcaggggtctagggacaacttacatgattggctg gcactacccccggggtga